The Sabethes cyaneus chromosome 3, idSabCyanKW18_F2, whole genome shotgun sequence DNA window ttaatatACTTATCGTAAAAATAGTGGCAGTACAAATTAAAAGCTACGGACTCCTGGGTtatagaaattattttgttttatggttAATTTTAAAGAGAATGTGGGACACGTGCTACAATGTACCatagcctgggcacgccagtggatTGGGTTGTTTTGGGCGAATAAAGCACGGTGCACTGGAAGCTGAAAGAAAACCGCTCGCCGGGTAAACCTTGGTGGTACTCGCAGTAGAACACGACCTAGCTGCTCCGGGCTATCGACATTATTTCCCAGAAGATCGAAGATAAATAATCGATGCAATGCAACATACTGTTCCCACTGGTTAGGGTGAGCAGACATATTAATGCGCATCTATGTTTGTACAGTGGCAGACGAACTGGAACATCCCAATGCCAGCATTCGTACCGACTGAAGTTGCCCAAAATTTGTTCAATCCGGTTCATTTGAAGGCTAACTTTTCATGCTTGTACTTCTGATAGCTCTTGCGTGATTCACAAAGTTACCAatagagtttttctaaaatctaacaaACCGGAATAAAATAAAAGTCTGGCCAACATCTGACAGTCATTTAATCCGACGTAGATGAAGAGATAGAACGGAATatgaaattgaaaagaaaaattcTACCATGTTACACAACCCTGCTCCCAACCTACTAAAATGCCAAAGTGAAATGAaggaaaatttaaaaccaaaacgaaaaaaaaactctaagCTACTGCATCTGAAATTTAACTACTGGTACTTCACTATCATAAAAGCTTAAAAAGTTACGCCATAAAAACTTTCAAGAGCTGTTTGTTTGAATAGCACATTTCAAGTGCTATAAATGTTTCGAGGCCAGTCGTACCAGGTATGCTAACGCCTAATTGAATAGAAACATCCCGCAACCCTTTCGCCAAAATCAACCCGGCAGGCAGGCGTTTAATTTTATCCCTCATTTGTCAAAATGGTCCGCAGGATCCGTTAATTAACCTTGCGTGTTTTGACAAACAAATCAGCGGTGAACTCGAGCTAAATCTGGACAGGTCGGTTGACACAAATCTAACCTCGATGGTGACTTCATCAGATTTCGAAAAAAGGTGAATGAAGAGATGAATTGGAGCAGTTGGAACACCGGAATTAAAGTCGGCAATGagtagggtgctggatgggttcaTCTACGGCGCGCCGcggcgggtcttcgtctacttttcAGGCATATAGACCAATTTTGATGCGAATTTCATTAAAACtaacctggtattgatatttatggattttcttgatttttctacctgtttttactatgacgaagagaatctgctgATCGCTCGGAGTAACTActagaaattttgagctgtgatttaaactatttccacttttttttatagtagttgggtagctcttgcacacggctcaaagaatacttgcatagatttttgtaaataattgctgtctgtccatgataaacgagagaaatcttgcttatgacgaagtgaattgtcgtatgacgaactcccgctggagcatgaaaaattgttccattGAGAAATGTTAGTTCCGAATTATTTTTTCGGGCTAGAAGGGTATACATGTATaggcaagatgtgtcagatttatctgATGTAAAAAACTTTAGTGCTTGCggattaattcttataaaaactcgtaATAATGTATGGAGTGTGTTTATATATGATGAACAGGGTCCGTAACCGTACTGAAATAATAACGTCGGgaggcttttgacgtaggactacgtcttacggcaagttttgagatagggtgtcattccaaaaaatcgaaaaatgcgagcgtcacgaaaaatgaaaggttttgagcgctaatagctcagcggttttccgatcgattttcaatattcttacaccaatcgatcggaaaatcttctaagaattgacccaaatgaagaaaagtatggattcttgatgttgaactattgaaaaattgaaaacaatgaacctatgttttaccggaatcctcgcttcgtgattggttgcaagattctttacgatgatctaaacctataccaatttgatatctgtgcttgggaagtaagccaaaacaagtgacaaagtttcctcatttcgacaagatttcttaacaccgcggttcagcctagaccattttgatgtccttgcttgggaagtacgccagagagagtgacaaagccgcctcgtgccaacagatttcttacgaacgcgattaaacttagtccaatctgatgtctgtgttagggaagtgtgccagaaaaaatgacacaagttcgttgtctcaacagatcgcaaattctttactgcgtgacgattaaacctcggcgaaattgatatctgtgttggaaaaatgtgctacagctgtagtgttcggttataatacggctttGTATgcatacgcatgcttgccgtttcattagaagtgtagtgaaaagatgtgctgttgataaaataggattgaattggtaaaatcctttcaacgtgggaaaccatggataataaaaacaatttttaatttcaataaggtagcaggaaagtaattcgctatgtaagcacaaatcgatctcttgtactctcatggaactgctatatggaaagtttgtgaagatttggtgcaaagttttgtctatccttttcactctttaacaaacctgtgcacagacttcacaaatagaacaaacttgggaaggtggcagcaccgtttcgcgcacatagcgaatagtttgtgttcttgattttgttaaattgttttcaaatgcacaatcttttgagaattgaacgtatgcaatgttactactttgataaatgttacatacaacgcatgtaacatgtatatatgttgcatatagcatgtatacatgaagaatcgaatgattacaagcatgaatgcatgctactatcactacaaagagacttacgtagtcctgcgtcacctatatatgcggtcgtgtcttgtacacaacccctctgattttttttaattcttagGGGTCTAATAAGGACTGGTACCGAGTGGTCGatacacaaatggccgaatcacgaatggccgagatccaaatgaccgaatttcaacaacagtcacagaaggccgaatcatgaaaggccgaatcacgaaaggccgatttttttcggaatgcctaaataactattcaattaaAACATGAACTGGTAAGCAGTTAACtactaactttaatcaaacaaaaaatgaaataagcaacacaactatagggtatagatgattgaaagttctttcttcTCCTAAGCGCAAATGTGAGAgctatttaccgtgtcagtatCAAATGTTACCTAgacgattcagggcgagacggccgcaggcaagaaaccactactatttaggtgcatacattttcctaggtttactgactagtagggattatctcttagttaagtccgaacgagcagcagcgagtaaggacagcgtgtacccaacgtttgtgcaggttgaaggccgttaatattttcggccaaatatgaagttcggccattcgtgtttcggccttttgtgattcggtcattaggtatattatgccatttgttatttcggccatttgtgtttcggccattcgtgattcggccattcttGGGTAATcccatcttaattgatagccaaacctgAGAGCTTGAACCATGGCTTAGAAATGCCTCTCTCGGAAATGGCGATGTACAGcatcactttctgttcaaacttaTGTGTAAACTTGCATTTAATGTTCGAAGATGCAGTAGAACTATCCATGGAATAGTACCGATTAATTCCGGGACTGTGCGTCTTCGAAAGAGGCAAGTAACTTTCGTCGcccaaaacaaagcattttttGGAATAAGTTTTATCATCCAGCGCAACGGCATTGGTATTTCAGAGTCGAAATCTGTTTCTCAGTGTATTTCGGGGCTCTTGTCTTCTTTCGGCACTTTATTCCcactcttttcaatgttttgcagatgtactgTTGGGAACAGTTGAATTTTTTTGCCGCATCTCGTTGGCTCATGGAATCCTTGTTGTTGAAGTTACGAGAAAAAGAACGAaatccttctgcgtccataattttggctggtcttctacTATCTTGCTTGCAAGTAATTGTTGAGggtcttaggatatggtaaatagttgccgcaacattttcgcttttcAAATATTGTAccttatactttttgccgacatctttgtgcaattcgtagaagtgtacaacgcgctcgcgaaatgcttcttgttttaacgccattttgagcaaaactttgagcaagcataaacaaaacaaaaaatactggcagaAAGAAGAGAGAGACTAACatatacacactctcatttctctctgagtctgattattgttgtgcatggggacctcgaaaaaattccaaaatttcagttgtcacccgttacccggcttatttgcaaaaatatcaATTCATTCGtcaaaattaatgaaaagtcCTGCCATCAGAAGACTTTTTCCTGTTGAATGAAAATTAAgggaacataaacgactaaatattaaaaccaatcatttttttccaattcagatattgattctactaacaCTTACTTTGATACTAATTCTGTAATATTCTGACATCGGGAAGTGGATGAAAAAGGACTTACACATAAGTATTCCTTTGACGctattacagaaattatttctgAGAAATGAGGGATAAATTCTATTTTAGCATTTCGGTTTATGTATATATTTTGGCACACGCTAATAGACGTGTAAAACGCAATTCGTTTAGAAAGAACAACGCCGCAATGATTTCTATAACTACACATATTTTCCATAAGAAACGACTATCTCATAGTGGATGACGGACTGGGAAAATGTTTCCTATTCATAAAAGTTCCACCTGAATTTCCATATTCAATACCAATCTAGCTGTTTATCGGCATATAACTCAGTCTTTTTATGCTGCAAACGAAATGAAGACCTTCATTTGGCACAATCACCGGCAACGTTATGTGACATCTGATCATGCTTCCTTTTCTCTTCCCATTCACAGATATGAGAGAACAAACCATGCTAGCCGAGAATCTTCCGACGACGGAGAATGTAGCATATTCTAAACAAATCAGTTCGACTAACAAGTTGTCATCGCCGACAGTGCCGACGTCACCGACGGAAAGGATATCGCTGAATGTGACAACGGCAAATACGATGACACTTCTCGAGCAGCATCAGTGGAACTTTTCCTCGACACCTTATTACGAGACAGCAACCCTTTCGCAGTCACCGGCGACGGTTGTGACAACATCCCCACCCTCTCCACCAACCATAGAAATATCGCCAACGATGGCTCCGGCGACACTGGCAAAGGATCAATACAAATCTAGCTATAGTATAAAGTTCACAACTTTTCGACCATGTAAGATCGTCAACATCGCATCTAAAATGCTAATGAGTTGGGCGAAAGCTACTAATGGATTCTATTCTGGTGATTTATTGTTTCAGTACTAGTACCTACTTTACCTGATATTCGACATAGGATTATACATTCGATGCCTTATCAGTCCAAGCATCACCACGAGCGACATTGGGGTCCATTTTTCGAAGAGCCTCTCAATGTGACTTCCGGAGCGCTGCAAGTAGGCTACCATTTGTCAACGGAAGCCATTCTCAACTGTAGGGTAGGAATGTTGAAAGATAAAACGGTAGGTACCTCTGCTATCAGTCTCCATTTTGCTTCATTCGAAATGCCCTGTCCTTTCCTAATCGACAGAATGAGTTAGATTGGGTTAGGTACGACGGAGCGTACGATCTACGGTTGCCATGACAGTGAATTGACCGATACTGCATGCCAAAATGCTGTGCTAACAGCAAGAGATACATCACCATTAATCTTACCCATGTCGATTGTCCCTACCAACCTGAATagaaattttcatgaaatttagatCATTCCAAAATGAATACTAATGCCTAGCTGCAGTCTCATATAATATGTTCTGCCTTTCGACAACTTGAATTTAACAAGATTTGTACTTCAAACCAGGTGATGTGGATTCGCAGAACAACCGATAAGGTATCGCTCCTGACAGTCGGAAACAACACGTATAGCGGAGATCCAAGGATACGGGTGAAATTTCAATATCCGAATAATTGGCGCCTACATATCAACCCAATCAAGAATGACGACGGTGGCCTGTATATGTGTCAAGTGTCTACGCATCCACCCAGAGTTTTTGCCACAAATCTCACAGTGCTCGGTACGTACCTTCAACCTTCCTTCCGTATATAGGATGTAGAGTATGTAGATAAGAGTATATGTAAACGCAAAACAAAAGCATTCAGTCACATTCGGCTCTGCCTTCAACACGCCACGGGATGCTGTGAATGATTGCTTCGCTTTTCATCGGTTGTCTTTCGTACCCAGCGCAGTGAAAAATTAGCTCACTTTTGTGTGTTCACCGAGCATCGTCACGTCATCCGTTACGGTCCCGAATGGCACCGACTCCAGTAGCCGTCACCTGTCCGAATAAGTTAGACGAATAGAAAATCTTACCATTTGACGTTCTGCTGCTGATATATTAAGCATGCATTCTAATGGAAAACTTTTCATCGAGCATAATTAAGCGGTTCGTAGATGCTCGACAGATGCTCTAATTGTGAGCTTTAGACAGTAATTCATTCAATCACGTATTTCACAGTTTCTTTGCCTTGGATAGAATTTTAAAATCAGCAAAGTTTAATTCATTGAATTAAATTTTTGCAGGTTtgaaatgcatttttattttactggATCAATAGCTTTATGATATTAGGCCGTTTAAATATAACTGCTCACTTTACTTCTCCCGTGTTAACCGTGAAAACATGTGAGAGAAGTAAAGCAAACTTTTTCATTTATACAGCCTATTGATGTGAGCTTGAATTTCTTTTGCAAAACCAATCAGTAATTATTTAAATTGTTTTACATTGGCACGAGGACGagagtttatttttcatttcgcgATTTCCGAGAACACGACACACTTTTCGTCCGATTCCCTTTCCAGCTATACATAGACCTAAATAACCGTCCAGTTAGTctcggggtacgatgctagcctaacaaaacaagccagccgtcgtatattcgaaccccggctgggcggtgctgctatggAATCTGCCGGATTGTTGCCACACCCCCGTAATtgacctgtactctaataaccggcggcgaagtctgtcgataaacaagggtcaagttcataaagacgtttatacccatgacttTGTTTTGTAGACCTACGTCAAGAAATTTGCAATATCTCAAACGCAACACTTTTGGATGATCTGTCGTtgcacaaagatttggtccgttgtcgatcgcTCGTCAACAAACCAGGCTTGATAATTTtccacgaatctacttgctagcgaCAATAAACGGCGGAAGATGATCCAAGAAAGCACTTTATACGCAGCATTAcgaatggtgatcgctcgatcgTTCTCACATTATAGTTTGTCGCGCTTCTTGTATATTAAGCATAGTACTccctccttccactcctccggtagcagtttcttttcccagatcctgactatcagccAGTTCAGGCAGGTAGCCAATTTATCCAAACCCATTTTGAAGAGCTTCGCTGCGATGCCGTCTTTACCAGCTCCCTTGTTGAGCTTCCTGAGCTGCTTAATGGTTACGATCACTTCAGCTATTTTGGAGGTCggcacatcaccatcatccgcTACACCGATATAATCATTGTCCCTGCTGTTTTGGTATTCCGTTTCCGCAccattcaggtgctcattgtagtgctgcttccacttttCGATCTACTCACGCTCAGCCGTCTTTATCCCGACCCATTTCGACTCGCGGAACAAGACTTTTGCGAGATACTTTCAGTTTCTTGTGGAATTTACGCATTTCCTGAGAACAATACAGCTGTTCCATCTCTtcgcactccatttcttccGAACGGCGCTTCTTATCCCGGATAAACTGGGTTTACCgtcttcgtttctgtctatatcgttccacgttttgacggcTACCCTGCTACACCATCGACGCCCGCGATGTATTCTTCTCGTCTAACATTCTCTGGCCTTCCTCGTCGAACCAGTCATTACGTCGATTCCTCTCAGCGAACCCACGATAGGTTCTAACGTCCATGATATCCGAGAAGTGCCTTTCatcaatcaaaacgtggtcgatttgcgaGTACATCTGTTGTGGTGATCTCCAAGTGATACCGGTATGGAAGGCTGTGCCAGAAAATGGTATTTCATATgaccatatttttggaagcggcgaagtcaatgagtcgatggccgttttcgttcgtaagcgggtttgcgctgaactttccaatAACCAGTCTGAATTTCTGGCGAACCTGAGCGTTGAGgtctccgatgacgattttgacgtCATGTCTTGGGTAGTTGTCGTATTCATGCTATCTGAAgtactgtacacccagatgctgacgaagcctcaaaGTTTCATTATGGATGATgaaacttacgtcaaggcggactttcgGCAGCTTCCGGAGCTACTATTCTTCCccgtccagcacaagtttgatgttccggaggaagcaaGGAAGCAgtcactttcaaagtttgccaagaaatatatCATTTGACAAGCTCTTGTGGTACCGACTACTACCGACTGTAGATAGGCAGATCTACCACAAGTATTGggacaaaaacaattgcgtgtatttcagtgatttattattgaattcaagatcttttcttacaccaatgaaacattttattcgtacttttaagaaaaaatacggataaaattattcgtaacggtttcgaaggaattctctaACATTTCCGGTAACATGGTGCACATATTCTTCGTCCATCATTTTGGCTACCTTATTACACcagtcttcatctgattgaggACTTTGACAACtattccctttgccttgagtctcctcttcaggattgcccagtatttctaaatagggcggaactgggggtaATCGgatgggttaaggtctttcggaacaaactggacccttTTCTAtacataccattcttgaacgactttgctgtaatgatagcttgccaaatctggccaaaacatcacgggatgttggtgggatcgaatgaacggcaaaattcgtttttggagacactccttttggtacagttccgacgtcattgccTTGTTTGTAACgataactttcgtttttctgtcacagctgcaaatgccctgcctaATCATAAactttcgtgcaaatttgtcggtaaaaacaaatttaaatttgcttggaacatcctcctgagccgttgccaagtaaaatttttgacctggcatttgcacgaagtcagccttgacataggtttcatcgtccatcagaagacacccgtcgaacttggttagcacccggtcgtaaagctttcgagcacggattttagCTACATTAtactgttttatggttcggtttggctgtttgctagctcgatacgacttgattccttcccggagtcgagtTCTCCTCACTTTACTATGGGCAGAactgaattttctggccaaatcacggtccgacagattgggattcctcttgatggttcGATAGTTCCACTCCGAGGATTAGCTATAGGCTTCCGAattgtcgtcaatgtttccttataccgtttaataacgcaccatacggtatttctgggcaatttcagctgtttagctggcccagatgcagaccacaatggattttccaaataattatgctaaatttttcccttctttcggcttccatgatgtttgtttacaaaatacagtcgttttgcggaatgtcaaaaatacataggtgaagctaacaaaatgtGACAGAGGCGTATAAACCACGTGCCTGCAGCTGCACGTCTTGATGAGAATCACATCATGCATCTAGTGAAAACTGGAAGGCTCCGGTAGGGCGGCCACGTCGCAATGATGCCGGACTACTGTCCATTGAAATCTGCTGATGGTAACCTGCTATGTAGGTTATCGTGTATGAAAGATTATCGTCAATTTGCTGTAAGCGTCTAAGATGATGAAGTAGTATTCGAGTATTGGCAACCGTGACTACAGCTTTTGCACAGTGCAGTGTTGACTGTTGGAAAGCCTTGATGAAACTGTAAATCATCCATTCTCGGTCAGTCACAAATGGCTCTCGTATGGCCTCCCGTATGGATTCACTAATGCGTCCTCGAACATAATGCAGTCCTAACCGATGCAAAATCCTTCTTGGCGATCGTGGAACCACCGCTGCTTGCTTTTTTGTGTATCGAGCTTGGGTTTTGGAAAGCCGTCTTGGATGTAACTATGAACCTTCCGAAGGGATGAATCGGACTGAAATTTAGAGGAAGATAATTGACGCTACTGATTTCGATTGACCACAAATCTTCCTCCCAGGTGGTACACCCCACTACGAGATCGTTGCCCGGTTTGACATGCTGATAGACGAGCCTGTCGGCATTCCCGAACTTGTCGGTCGAGGCGTATTTCAGAAGTAAATCGTAGTTGAACAATATGAGCCCAACGTTTGAGTCACTTGGCGTTGTAGACCGAAATTTATTGTGGTAACTATTTAAATTAATAAACCTTCGATCAACATATATAAGAAGGGGATGATATGATGATGGGCTCGAGAATAATATGATAGGAGTTTTCAAGCGGTATTTTCTTCTTCTGATGTAACACTAGCGTTCAGTGTTTACTCTTTAACCAaagactacagaactcaagactgggcattCTGTCAATTCTCTACGGACAGGGTTAGTACGCCCTCCACAGACGACGGTGACAATTGTATCAGTTTGTATATGTGCCATCAATGTGATATCACTACCACACTGACTTCATTGGATGACATCGTACATCAACATCACGCTCGTGCATTTTTTCAGATGGTTGCGATCACTAACACTTTTAAGCAACTCCcttgtaataaaatatgatGTTAGTAGTATCGTCCTTTGCTGTGTATATGCGAACCCATGGGGCTGATATGatgtcacattttcgttgctcatatgaaaaaggcggcaaacgcaaaacgATTTCACAAAACAACTTTAACTAACCATTCTCACAGTTTCATGTgtttcgcatcaattgcctaCCTGGCATTGACATAACATAGCTAAAAACTTGgctaaaatcgaactaaaactaacaaaattcaacaaTTTCCACAttcgactcggttgtcagcttgagcccatctatgaagctgtcagcttgggcccgctctatgttggtacgtttttttgtacaggttggtatagGAAGTGTCATTCCTGTGTGCGAACCGTATACTATGCCCAGTCTAGAGTTCTGTAGTTTTTGGTTAAAGAGTAAAAAGAGAGTAGAGAGAACCCGAAAGGGGTCGCTTTAAATACTCTAAGTGtgaagtcgaaatggcttgctTTATTTTGTACGACACACAGTGCGTTGATCCAGagacaaaaatcattttcaattttttttaagcgGGTATACTATGTATTCagaattgtttatagatgccttctgctatataaacaagtattagcTGGTTTGTGAAAGcgccacaactactattacaagcgcTCTAACTGTCACGTAGCAGAGTGGATTTCGAACACAAATTTTGCTTGCATTTTTGAAAGATATTCATCACGCTCGTCAAAGTTTCactaaaatatacacagaatgATTGTTCAAGAtgtcctctacaagatcgaacGGGTGTTAGCTGCAACTACttgcaactctgcaagatatttcaatatttgttaaTCAACGTCGAGCACTGATA harbors:
- the LOC128743792 gene encoding uncharacterized protein LOC128743792, coding for MTSSYCSHHQCNNVAFATIVFLLTTMIDMREQTMLAENLPTTENVAYSKQISSTNKLSSPTVPTSPTERISLNVTTANTMTLLEQHQWNFSSTPYYETATLSQSPATVVTTSPPSPPTIEISPTMAPATLAKDQYKSSYSIKFTTFRPLLVPTLPDIRHRIIHSMPYQSKHHHERHWGPFFEEPLNVTSGALQVGYHLSTEAILNCRVGMLKDKTVMWIRRTTDKVSLLTVGNNTYSGDPRIRVKFQYPNNWRLHINPIKNDDGGLYMCQVSTHPPRVFATNLTVLEPAVRIVDEIGYEFYDRYYKLGSTIDISCQVSLSYLATLPTRIPPVSTGQAANSLLPPGSSSSGGTSPPTSSSRFSPGGVTTSNNNKDKTKQPLPQNVVWKKDGTELPKDVKLSYSLSKQWLHSRLSIIQAERTHSGIYTCTVADKQTISAQIQVLNGETPAAVQHNRGDRERTISALIFYCVLCWIQLHISYT